A portion of the Thunnus maccoyii chromosome 20, fThuMac1.1, whole genome shotgun sequence genome contains these proteins:
- the LOC121887322 gene encoding endonuclease domain-containing 1 protein-like, translated as MSHFYAVALLVFTAGWCPCAADVGDFTSCLQFFYKSWPPKGLAGTQICQRYYNQYRFATLYSRPRRSPWFSAYMYGVPTGKRPTASWKFEPQLAYPGADGNMIPFPPGPLDQNVVDSQAVEPDYINSTYGRGHLNPSLHHNTREDRYSTFTLTNVVPQKKGSNSGPWEVLEWNVNKTLGDYCLGEAYVVTGIIPYQKDDRWLRNRVAVPEYLWSAYCCPKYNNSLPEELKDAFPTYAAIGRNDRTSTEEIVPINQTAKKQFRGYDVRQMPLATLEMYLKDRFSTVVSVFYEQCSGSD; from the exons atgtcacatttctaTGCTGTGGCTCTCTTGGTGTTTACTGCAGGATGGTGTCCTTGTGCAGCTGATGTTGGAGATTTCACTTCATGCTTGCAGTTCTTCTACAAGTCTTGGCCTCCTAAAGGTTTGGCAGGGACTCAGATCTGCCAGCGTTATTACAACCAGTACCGCTTCGCCACATTGTACAGTCGACCCCGCCGCTCTCCTTGGTTCTCAGCCTACATGTACGGTGTACCGACAGGAAAGAGGCCCACAGCATCTTGGAAGTTTGAACCACAG TTAGCGTACCCAGGAGCTGATGGCAACATGATCCCCTTCCCTCCGGGCCCTCTGGACCAGAACGTGGTGGACAGCCAGGCAGTGGAGCCAGACTACATTAACTCCACCTATGGTCGTGGCCACTTGAACCCCAGCCTGCACCACAACACCCGTGAGGACCGCTACTCCACCTTCACCCTCACAAATGTGGTTCCTCAGAAGAAAGGCTCTAATAGCGGGCCCTGGGAAGTCCTGGAGTGGAATGTCAACAAAACCTTGGGGGACTACTGTCTCGGAGAGGCTTATGTAGTGACTGGCATCATCCCTTACCAGAAAGACGATCGCTGGCTCAGAAATCGTGTTGCTGTGCCTGAGTACCTTTGGTCAGCTTACTGCTGCCCAAAGTACAACAACAGTCTTCCAGAAGAACTGAAGGATGCCTTCCCCACATATGCAGCGATCGGCCGCAATGACCGCACCAGCACTGAGGAGATTGTGCCTATTAACCAGACGGCAAAGAAACAGTTCAGGGGATATGATGTAAGACAAATGCCACTGGCAACACTTGAGATGTATCTGAAGGACAGGTTTAGCactgttgtcagtgttttttatgaGCAATGCTCTGGATCGGACTGA
- the LOC121887217 gene encoding DELTA-actitoxin-Afr1a-like, producing the protein MSESAEALAANLTSRRNVTIEITNLTNNYCLIDPKVFLDSGNCHSPPQPTVRPLKTEVCNFSKTSAKASGAVGVLTYDLFERQSNSAKETVAIMFSVPYDYNMYKNWFAVGIYAKGKECDESLFKEMYYNKEQKGFIREEAHGSGLTFEGRQLDIKATMSPMGRAIMKVELWDKLFTPQMTQSHY; encoded by the exons ATGAGTGAATCAGCAGAGGCTTTGGCGGCTAACCTCACAAGCCGAAGAAATGTCACCATCGAGATCACCAACCTCACTAATAACTACTGCCTGATTGACCCCAA ggTTTTCCTGGACAGTGGCAACTGCCACAGCCCGCCCCAACCCACCGTGCGACCACTGAAAACCGAGGTGTGCAACTTCAGCAAAACCAGCGCCAAAGCATCCGGTGCAGTGGGTGTTCTGACCTACGACCTGTTTGAGAGGCAAAGCAACTCTGCTAAAGAGACAGTAGCGATAATGTTCTCTGTGCCCTACGACTATAACATGTACAAGAACTGGTTCGCCGTGGGGATCTATGCCAAGGGCAAAGAGTGCGACGAGAGCCTGTTCAAAGAGATGTATTACAACAAAGAGCAGAAGGGTTTCATTCGAGAGGAGGCCCATGGCTCCGGGCTCACGTTTGAGGGCAGGCAGCTGGACATCAAGGCCACCATGTCCCCGATGGGCAGGGCCATTATGAAGGTGGAGCTGTGGGACAAGCTCTTCACCCCACAAATGACACAAAGCCATTACTGA
- the LOC121887127 gene encoding DELTA-sagatoxin-Srs1a-like produces the protein MPETAESHAVTLTTNRNCTIEITNVSTTYCLINPKVYMESGFCFSPPQPTVRTNKTEVCSFTKDDNTASGAVGVLTYELFDMHRRHCNELIAVMFSVPFDYNFYKNWLGVGVFEHTRACDEKLYKLMYNDKDFTNFERHAADGSGVAYKGRVVDVRACMSDEGRAIVKLEVYDKMGR, from the exons ATGCCTGAGACTGCAGAGTCGCATGCCGTCACCCTCACCACCAACCGCAACTGCACCATAGAGATCACTAATGTCAGCACTACCTACTGTCTCATCAACCCAAA GGTCTACATGGAAAGTGGCTTCTGCTTCAGCCCTCCTCAACCCACCGTGCGCACCAACAAGACCGAGGTGTGTTCCTTCACCAAGGACGACAACACGGCATCGGGTGCTGTGGGTGTCTTGACCTACGAGCTGTTTGACATGCACAGGCGCCACTGCAACGAGCTGATTGCCGTCATGTTCTCGGTGCCGTTTGATTATAACTTCTACAAGAACTGGTTGGGGGTGGGCGTCTTTGAGCACACGCGAGCCTGCGACGAGAAGCTGTATAAGCTAATGTACAATGATAAGGATTTCACCAACTTTGAGCGCCACGCGGCCGATGGCTCAGGTGTGGCTTACAAGGGAAGGGTGGTGGACGTGAGGGCCTGCATGTCTGATGAGGGCAGGGCTATTGTTAAACTGGAGGTGTATGATAAGATGGGCAGATGA